The following are from one region of the Sorghum bicolor cultivar BTx623 chromosome 2, Sorghum_bicolor_NCBIv3, whole genome shotgun sequence genome:
- the LOC8054887 gene encoding probable 6-phosphogluconolactonase 4, chloroplastic encodes MYTSVSAAAVAAAAAAAALVPRLTGRRSAPASRIPEICRRRIRSKPRTFSSSPSFPIVPAAAMATDGAASDAGSKKKLLIFDSEEDLAVSLAKYTAELSEKFAAERGAFTAVLSGGSLIQALRKLTEPPYLDSVDWSKWHVFWVDERVVRKDHVDSNYKLAFDGFLSKVPIPPGQVYAINDALSAEGAADDYEACLKQLVKNGVISMSAATGFPRFDLQLLGMGPDGHIASLFPGHPLVNEKERWVTYIKDSPKPPPERITFTFPVINSSAYVAMVVTGVGKAGAVQKALSDKQTSSDLLPVEMAVLQDGEFTWFSDKPAVSMLQNN; translated from the exons ATGTACACCTccgtctccgccgccgccgttgcagctgccgctgccgctgccgccctcGTCCCACGCCTCACCGGCCGCCGATCGGCGCCGGCATCTCGCATACCGGAGATCTGCCGCAGAAGAATCCGATCCAAACCCCGTACCTTTTCTTCCTCCCCCTCCTTCCCCATTGTCCCCGCCGCTGCCATGGCCACCGACGGCGCCGCCTCTGATGCTGGGTCCAAGAAGAAGCTGCTCATCTTCGACTCCGAGGAGGATCTCGCGGTTTCTCTGGCGAAGTACACTGCGGAGCTGTCGGAGAAGTTCGCGGCCGAGAGGGGCGCCTTCACCGCCGTGCTCTCTGGCGGATCCCTCATCCAGGCGCTCAG GAAGCTGACGGAGCCGCCGTACCTGGATTCGGTTGACTGGAGCAAGTGGCACGTCTTCTGGGTGGATGAGAGGGTCGTGCGCAAGGACCATGTGGATAGCAACTACAAGCTCGCCTTTGATGGGTTTCTCTCCAAG GTGCCGATTCCTCCTGGACAAGTTTATGCTATAAATGATGCCTTGTCAGCTGAGGGAGCAGCAGATGACTATGAAGCGTGCTTGAAGCAGCTTGTTAAGAATGGTGTGATTTCCATGTCAGCAGCGACTGGATTTCCCAGGTTTGATCTCCAGCTTCTGGGAATGGGACCTGATGGCCACATTGCATCTCTCTTCCCTGGTCACCCTCTTGTTAATGAGAAAGAGAGGTGGGTCACATACATTAAGGATTCTCCAAAACCACCACCAGAGAGAATCACATTTACATTTCCAGTAATCAACTCATCTGCATATGTTGCAATGGTGGTAACTGGAGTTGGAAAGGCTGGAGCAGTGCAGAAAGCACTTTCAGACAAGCAAACATCATCGGATCTGCTGCCTGTTGAGATGGCTGTACTGCAAGATGGAGAATTCACTTGGTTCTCTGACAAGCCAGCAGTGTCCATGCTGCAGAACAATTAA